A single genomic interval of Cydia splendana chromosome 10, ilCydSple1.2, whole genome shotgun sequence harbors:
- the LOC134794601 gene encoding uncharacterized protein LOC134794601 — protein sequence MTTFGEIAEPGSRNLWEDWDDSSQDLVKLQWQNSSEAPKEIDDVIIFEGRYLSDYIKHQSQCSLVNTVSGASINLYKLNNCNGYICTVRDYSIVQSSKIIELLKDYLLHSREVIAVQTKPLSDYNTTEPVLDCVVRSVSTSKLPNNSRFTYPKLEQPNIISGVAAGAISLREHMDLTGRAIVCYIEHPEDYQIEKVQKLLEKFNLYQSDKAMPGTLLNSNLYI from the exons ATGACCACTTTTGGCGAAATAGCTGAGCCAGGTAGCCGTAACCTTTGGGAAGACTGGGATGATTCCAGTCAGGATCTGGTCAA ATTACAATGGCAGAATTCCTCAGAAGCACCGAAAGAAATTGACGATGTGATCATTTTTGAAGGGCGATATTTATCAGACTACATAAAACATCAAAGTCAATGCTCTTTAGTAAACACCGTCTCTGGAGCCAGcattaatttgtataaattgaataattgtAATGGATACATTTGTACAGTTAGAGACTACAGCATAGTTCAAAGTAGCAAGATAATAGAATTGTTGAAGGACTATTTGTTGCACAGTCGAGAAGTGATTGCTGTTCAAACAAAACCACTGTCTGACTACAACACTACTGAACCAGTACTGGACTGCGTCGTCAGGAGTGTATCCACATCAAAGCTTCCTAACAATTCAAGATTTACATATCCTAAACTGGAACAGCCAAATATTATTTCTGGAGTAGCAGCAGGag CTATTTCCTTGAGAGAGCACATGGACCTGACTGGAAGAGCAATAGTGTGTTACATTGAACACCCAGAAGACTATCAAATAGAGAAAGTTCAAAAACTTTTGGAGAAATTCAACTTGTACCAAAGTGATAAAGCAATGCCGGGCACACTTTTGAATTCCAATTTGTATATttaa